CGCCAGCCACGGGACACGCCGACCCTGtcggcaccaccaccgccccaGGCGGCCCCGCGCCGTGCGGCGCCCCGAACCCGCTGGCGCAGCATCGGCTCGATTCGACATCGCCGACCGGCGCCCTTCAACTACACCTAcacccgtctccgccgcccccgtcgctTCCCCTCATCTGCATCTCCACCCGCCTCCCCaagccctgccgccgccgccatcggccCACCCAAAGCACCGTAGGCAAGGAAGggagccccgccgcccctgacttccttccgccgccgcccctgacCTCCTTCAACCGCCGGTGGGAAGATGGATGGGCACTGGATTTGGAAGAGCAAGGCGTTGAGAGAAATTTGCGAGAGAAGAGATGCACACGGGAATAAGAAGGGGTGTTTTGgcttaaaaaaacagaaaatgggATGTATCAGTGACACGTGGGGCCGGTATGAAAGCTAGGATATATGTATTCAGATTTAGGTGTGCTGCAAAACTTGGACTAGTTTTGAGTAACcatattttttctcttcccTACCCATAATGGTTTGGGTATCCAAAATATGGGTATGTTGTTGGAAATGCTCTTAAGTTTTAAAGTATAGCGACTCTCCCTAAGATGCTATGTCCCTGCCAGCGTGGTCAAGTGGGGCTAGCTTGGACCCCACACGCGGTCATGTAGCGCTTGAGGGAGGGGTCTAGGTTGACCTTGCTTGGTCACACTGGCAGGACCGTAGCGCCTCATAGAGAGGCACTATGCTTCAGAGCTTAGCGCCTTTCCGATAGGCGCTAAGAAAATATTAGATTCGTGAAATAGTTTCGCATGGAgtttatttttcaaatttttttttcctttaggTTATTTTTGTCGTTTTTCACGTTTTAGGGTGGCTCGCTAGAGAGACCATGGGCGCCACCTACCGTCTGCTGATGTTCTTCTAGCTTTCGGAAGCTTCCGCCGCCTCGGCTAGCAAGTACAAGTAGCCACAAGCGGCGAGGTATCCAttgaattatttttcttgtttatgCAAATAAATGTTTCCCTTGCTATTTTGCGCACTCATTTGTATTGCTAATTTTGGTTTATCTTCTTCTATTCTTGAGGATGTTATCATAAGAGCCTCAGATCATTCGTTCCATCTTTCAATTTCGTGCTATCTTTTATACCATCTGTTGTCTTTTGCTATGTATTATTTTAGCAGTTATATATACCATGCAGCATTGATTTATCTAGAGTTTGTTTTCCTAGGATATTTTTCTGTAGTCTATGTACGCGGAATTTACGGAAGGTCAAACGGTTTTTCATCAGAAATATTTTTAGAAATTAAAAAATGCCTTTAAAAGTGAAGATTTGCATGTGGTTTCTTCATCGCAAGGTCATTTTAACGAAAGATAATGTTGCTAAAAGAAACTCGGAAGAGAGTTTAAGATGTTGTTTTTGCGACTCCGATGAGAGTATACACCATCTTTTTCTCACTTGTCCGTTTGCTCGTAGCGTGTGGCATATTATTTTAGTTGCCTTTAATATTCCTCCACGGTCACTAATTTGTTCAAAAACTGGCTTAATgggattgaaaaaaaaattaaagaccCAATTCAAATGCGAGTTTCGGGTTTCTGTTGGGCTATTTCGAAATGGAGAAATGATATTGCTTTTAATCGAACCAGAGTTCCTCATTTTTTGCAGATTATCCTCAAAGCCACGTATTGGATACGGCTGTGGTTGTTCATGCTTCCTACGCAGCAGTGGAAACTTTTGGATACTGGATGCAACCGTTTAGAGATGGTATCTCGAGATACTTTTGGCCGGACTGGTTGGCGGTGTAGCAGTCATTTTTTAGGTGCTTAAACTAGTTATGTTTGAATTATTTTGCCGGCTCATTTTGCATCCATGATCTCTAATCGGTAACCTGTATGACTTTGAGAACCTTGTAATAAAAGTGTATGTGTGCAGATGCAGAGACCGGGATCCTTCCCTTTCACGAAAAGAAAAACGTAGTTGAACCATTAAATGTTATGTTCAAATTCTTATCAATCATATGAAAAAAGTTGGCGGAACTTTTTTGGCCTGGGGCATCAGCAATTCCTGACTCTGCCGTGATTACATTCAGTCGTCCAGCATCCAGTGGAGTTTGCCTTCTTTGGCGGTGAAGGTCTAATTAGATTGTTGTATTATTAGTGAGAAAAATACCCACAATCCAAAATATATCTTCAGGTCTAATTTTTGTACGATGCTACGAATCAAGCCGTTGATGCATTGAAGCAAAGCACAGCATCCATCAGATCAATCGTCGTACAACTAGGAACACGTAGGTGCAGTGGTTTCGATCCAAATATGGTTCATACTTTTTTGGACAACATCTGAGACACAAACAACGTGGAGTAGCAGTCAGCTGGGCAACGTTCAAGAGTCGGTCCCAATCGTGCATTCGGTTAGAACAATGTGAAATTTAGATTTAAATTTTTAACTTTTCACTGAATTTGTCTTTGTTTATAATCTGTTGTATACTACCCTAGAAAACGACACATTGGTCAGAGATAATAAAATAGGTAAAACCAGATGAAACAAACcgatttttttctaaaatacgCCTAAGCAAGGCGTACCATTGATTAAAGAAGAGAGTTATGCTGCAAAGAAGCTACATGCCCCaaaaccaacaacaaaaaatacaaCGGCATATCAGCCAGTGTGTCTCCACTCCACACCAAAACATGAATAAAGTCGATAAAACCAGATGAAACAaaccgtttttttttacaatccGCCTAAGCAAGGCGTATCATCGATTAAAGAAGAGAGTTATGTTGAAGCAGCTACATGCCCGAAGGGCAACAGCAAAAACTACAACGTCGTATCAGCCAGTGTCTCTCCACTCCACATCAATGTTGTATTCTTGTGCTCATCCAGCTCCCATGTAGGCTAACAAATTCTCAGTAGAACTTTTTGCATAAAATTTAACTTATATTTGGAGACTAGCCCACCATCAGGGCATATGCCCCCTTGTACCCATGCACGTCTAGGTAAGATAAAATATCGAGTTAGGACGCGAACTATGGCTCAGTGATTTACTCGATGATTAGGTGCAACCGGTTAGAGATGATATCTCGGAAATTGTTTGCCCAATATGACCCGATTCGTAATAGGATATGTAGTACATGAGTTGTATCGAAGTCCTTACTTGTAGGTCGAAATAGGTTTTGTGATCCATGAATATCGAGTTTCTTTTTGCGTCTTTGCTTTAATGGCGTGATAATAAATGGCAGATTTTACGACATTTAGGGACAACAGAATGCAGCGGTCTCCGAGCCCTCTCAACCACTCACCACTTTCAGCCGTCCGATCGAATTTTTTGGCCATCGCTGGATGTCTGGGCCGCTGCGCCGCCAGAAAAACCGGAAGGCGCTGGTTAATTCGGCCGGTTTCGTAGCCCACGACCCACGGTAGTCCTCGTACCCGTCTTCTGTGACGCACTCGTGGTTCGTTTGCCTCCCCCTCCCTTCCGCCTCCTCTGTCCCCTCTCCTGTAAGCGGCCGCCCAACCCCCAGGCGCCCACTctggcggccggcgaggatCCTCGGAGCCCCACTGCTGTGTTTCGTTCGCCTTCCCCTCCCTTCCGtctcctctccccctctcCCGTACGCGCGCCTCCCAGGCCCCAGTGAATCGAGCAGCGGCAGTGTCAATGGGGTTTGAGGAAGGGACGGGCGCCGGCGGAGAGATCCGGGCGCTCATGCGGCGGCAGCAGGTGGACTTGCGCGAGCGGCAGCAAGCAGCTCGCCAAGGAACTCTCCATCACGCTGCTCGTCGCAATCGGTGCAAACTTCTCTgaagttttttccttttctctatGTGTGTGATtcaggatttttctttttcttggacTTCTCATAACCTTATGATCCCCTCGTAGCGCTGGTTAGGGTCTCCGGCGGGCGTGCCGATGACACACGGGGCTGGTGGAGGGTGCGACGACCTTGGGGGGTTGGGGGAGCCGGAGAGAATATCTAGTGCTCTTGGTCCATACACATACATTAAAATTATGTACTTCTTCCATTCAATAAAAATGTTTCAAgttctcaaaatttgaatgtatttagacatgacttagtgtataaatgcatttaaatttgatcaaatttgagacatcctttgttggaggGGGGTGGTATCTTGTTTTTACACATGCCTTCTTGATACTCTATCTTGTTGTGAGATGATAtttcatacttcctccgtctaacaaaagatgtcttaagtttatcaaaatttggatgcatctagatatgacttagtatatagatgcattcaaatttgatcaaagttgagacatcttttgttggacgggaATACATTAAAATTGAATTATAAAGAAGTACTAGCAACTAATCCGTGCCCTTAAAATCttagataaaagaaaatggaCAATCCAAATTAATTCAGGAGCACTGTGAAAAAGCTCTACTAAATAATATAGATGCCATTGCCGGGGTGTTCCTGTTgccaaagaaaaatacatCCGGACATAGAAACACTTGCCGAACCATGAAGCCTAGTTAGGCTGCCTGACCTGCACAATCCACCATCAGGTGCCTTCGACAATTTACTCAGGACCAGTTAAGTGCTTATCCTCGGCGCCCCTGGAATTAACTTGTCACCTTTTCGGGCGTGTACAAGAGGAACCTATTGACcagttctttcctttttctcttgaaTCTTCGAAAATGACACATTTGGGAATTGGGACGTGAGGTGCAAAGCAAGCAAGCTAGGCCCTATAAATGCACGTATACAGCTACTGAAGCAAACAACAAATCGAGCCACACCCAAAAGCATCCATAGTACCACACTACCACATAGATGGCCCTTCTAAGTACTGTAGGGACCCTCGGTTCATCACTCTTCTCGGTCGCTTCCATCTCCTCTTTCTTGATCATTTTTGCCCTTTCTTCTTCGTCACATGGCGTTAGCACCACTGCCAGCGACGAATCCAATATGGACTTGCAGCCCCTCCTTTGTCTCAAGAAACACCTTTCAAGCAATGCTAGAGCCCTTTCCTCGTGGAACGATACCCTCCAGTATTGCAGCTGGCCCGGGGTCACCTGCGGCAAGAGGCATCCATCTCGTGTGACAGCACTTGACCTTGAATCGCTAGGCCTGGATGGCCAAATACCACCCTGCATCGGTAATCTCACTTTCCTCACAATAATCAACCTCATGGGTAATCTGCTGAGTGGTGAGATCCCCCCTGAGGTAGGCAATCTGCATCGCCTACATATCATTGATCTTGGGAACAACTCCCTCCACGGAGAGATCCCCCTAGGTTTATCAAACTGTTTAAATCTCACAGGGATCAACCTTGATAGCAACATGCTCCATGGAAGCATCCCGGACGGGTTTGGCATGCTTCCTAAGCTGTCATTTCTGTTTGCTTCTAACAACAACTTGATGGGCAATATTCCTTATTCACTTGGAAGCAGCTCATCACTCACCTATGTAATCCTGGCAAACAACAGCCTAATAGGAGGTATCCCACCTTTCCTAGCAAATAGTTCATCCCTCCAAGGTTTGGACTTGGAACACAATGACCTCGGTGGAGAGATACCGCGGGCTCTCTTTAACAGCTCCTCTCTTTTACTCATAAGTTTAGCACAAAATAACCTCTTTGGGTCTATTCCACATTTCTCGCACACGTCACCACTGATTAGTCTCACCCTGTCATTCAATAATCTCATAGGCGAAATTCCTTCGTCGGTAGGGAACTGTTCTTCCCTGTTTGAGCTTTTGCTTACAGGGAATCAGTTGCAAGGAAGCATTCCGTGGGGTCTAAGTAAAATACCATACTTGCAAACATTAGACCTAAATTTCAACAACTTGTCAGGAACAGTTCCACTCTCTCTCTACAATATGTCGACACTCACATATCTTGGCATGGGTGCCAATGCACTAGTAGGAGAAATTCCAGAAAACATTGGCCATACACTTCCAAATCTTGAAACATTTGTGGTTAAGCAAAACAAGTTCCAAGGTCTTGTTCCCAATTCAATCGCCAACGCCACTAATCTTCAGGTGATTATTCTCGGTGATAATGCATTCCATGGTATTGTTCCTTATTTCGGCTCCTTGCTCAAATTAACAATTCTAGATCTAAGTAAGAACCAGCTCGAAGCTGGAGACTGGACATTCCTCTCCTCGCTCGCCAGTTGCACAAAGTTGGTAAGTTTACATTTGGATGCAAACAACCTACAGGGAGAACTGCCAAATGACATCGGCGGTCTATCAAAAAGCTTACAAGTTCTGGTGTTGTCGGCCAATAAAATTTCTGGCACCATACCACATGAGATAGCCAAACTAACGAACCTCACAATTCTTCACATGGGGAACAATCAGCTTACAGGAAACATTCCAGGCTCACTTGGAAACCTTCCATACTTGTTCGTTCTAAGCTTACCCCAAAACAAACTATCTGGGCAAATCCTTCGCTCAATTGGTAATCTCAGTCAATTAAGCGAGCTCTACTTGCAGGAAAATTATTTGAGTGGACCCATCCCAGTAGCTTTAGCACAGTGCACTAAGTTGCACACCCTAAACCTCTCCTGCAACTCCTTAGATGGAAGATTACCAAAGGAACTGTTCACCATTTCCGCATTTTCTGAAGGTCTTGACCTCTCTTACAACAAACTATCCGGACCTATACCAGTGGAGATTGGTGGATTAATCAATCTTTCCCCTCTCAATATTTCCAACAACCAGTTGACCGGAGAAATCCCCTCAACTCTAGGTGAGTGCCTCCATTTGGAGTCACTCCACCTGGAGGGGAATCGGCTTGATGGGCGGATTCCTCAATCTTTCGCCGCGTTGAGAGGCATCAATGACATGGATCTTTCTCGAAACAACTTGTGTGGTAAAGTTCCAGACTTCTTCAAGTTCTTCAGCTCTATGTCACTTCTCAATTTATCATTCAACAATCTGGAAGGACCCATTCCAACTGGTGGGATCTTCCAAAATGAAAGCAAGGTGTTCATCCAAGGGAATAAGGAGTTGTGCGCCATTTCGCCTCAGTTGAAACTGCCACTTTGCCAAACCGCTGCATCTAAACCAACACACACCTCCAACGTTCTGAAGATAGTGGCAATTACTGCTCTATATTTGGTCCTTTTATCATGCATCGgagtcattttttttaagaagagAAACAAGGTCCAACAAGAAGACGATCCATTCCTTGAGGGGTTAATGAAGTTCACATATGTTGATTTAGTAAAAGCAACAGATGGTTTCTCTTCAGCCAACTTGGTTGGTTCAGGGAAATATGGGTCCGTGTACAAAGGTAGAATTGAGTCTGAAGAACAAGCAGTTGCTATCAAAGTTTTCAAACTTGATCAGGTTGGAGCAACGAAGAGCTTCCTTGCTGAGTGTGAGGCCCTGAGAAACACCCGTCATCGTAATCTTGTAAGGGTGATCACGGTGTGCTCAACAATTGATCATGCAGGACAAGAGTTCAAAGCTCTTGTTCTTGAATATATGATTAATGGCAACCTGGAAAGTTGGCTTCATCCAACACTCGATGAGCATCATCTGAAACGGCCATTGAGTTTAGGTTCAAGAATAGTAATAGCGGTGGACATGGCTGCTGCTTTGGATTACCTCCATAACAACTG
This is a stretch of genomic DNA from Brachypodium distachyon strain Bd21 chromosome 1, Brachypodium_distachyon_v3.0, whole genome shotgun sequence. It encodes these proteins:
- the LOC100822600 gene encoding probable LRR receptor-like serine/threonine-protein kinase At3g47570 produces the protein MALLSTVGTLGSSLFSVASISSFLIIFALSSSSHGVSTTASDESNMDLQPLLCLKKHLSSNARALSSWNDTLQYCSWPGVTCGKRHPSRVTALDLESLGLDGQIPPCIGNLTFLTIINLMGNLLSGEIPPEVGNLHRLHIIDLGNNSLHGEIPLGLSNCLNLTGINLDSNMLHGSIPDGFGMLPKLSFLFASNNNLMGNIPYSLGSSSSLTYVILANNSLIGGIPPFLANSSSLQGLDLEHNDLGGEIPRALFNSSSLLLISLAQNNLFGSIPHFSHTSPLISLTLSFNNLIGEIPSSVGNCSSLFELLLTGNQLQGSIPWGLSKIPYLQTLDLNFNNLSGTVPLSLYNMSTLTYLGMGANALVGEIPENIGHTLPNLETFVVKQNKFQGLVPNSIANATNLQVIILGDNAFHGIVPYFGSLLKLTILDLSKNQLEAGDWTFLSSLASCTKLVSLHLDANNLQGELPNDIGGLSKSLQVLVLSANKISGTIPHEIAKLTNLTILHMGNNQLTGNIPGSLGNLPYLFVLSLPQNKLSGQILRSIGNLSQLSELYLQENYLSGPIPVALAQCTKLHTLNLSCNSLDGRLPKELFTISAFSEGLDLSYNKLSGPIPVEIGGLINLSPLNISNNQLTGEIPSTLGECLHLESLHLEGNRLDGRIPQSFAALRGINDMDLSRNNLCGKVPDFFKFFSSMSLLNLSFNNLEGPIPTGGIFQNESKVFIQGNKELCAISPQLKLPLCQTAASKPTHTSNVLKIVAITALYLVLLSCIGVIFFKKRNKVQQEDDPFLEGLMKFTYVDLVKATDGFSSANLVGSGKYGSVYKGRIESEEQAVAIKVFKLDQVGATKSFLAECEALRNTRHRNLVRVITVCSTIDHAGQEFKALVLEYMINGNLESWLHPTLDEHHLKRPLSLGSRIVIAVDMAAALDYLHNNCTPPVAHCDLKPSNVLLDDLMGACVGDFGLTKFLHTYTPSENHTSTSLVGPRGSVGYIAPEYGFGSKISTKGDVYSYGVVILEMLTGKRPTDEMFKDGLSLYKFVEKSFPQKIADILDTRMVPYYGDQDEEAGRTSEEQNRSMAGTMSCVLDLIKLGLLCAAETPKDRPVMQDVYSEVIAIKEAFLALLG